Proteins encoded in a region of the Fibrobacter sp. UWB15 genome:
- a CDS encoding nucleotidyl transferase AbiEii/AbiGii toxin family protein translates to MIANNEMQLKALLKNLSSKYGITPQATLQMYCLERLLDRIAASRFRKHFVIKGGFLIASILGIGSRSTMDIDATVKDFSVSSENVDKVFKEICSIDIVDHLIFLFGRIEEIREKDDYLGLRVFIECHYGKMKVPLTVDLTTGDTIIPREVEYMYKCVFDDKAIPVLAYPLENVFAEKLDTIVSRGAANTRTRDFYDVYMLYVLKKDEINFKTLRIALEATSRRRNTFKTLEGYPQILESIKVDLVQNDFWRRFVTKNPFAKGITLSQAVDCAKEMLDLTKVRNP, encoded by the coding sequence GTGATTGCGAATAACGAAATGCAGCTAAAGGCGCTATTGAAGAATTTGTCATCAAAGTATGGAATCACGCCTCAGGCAACTTTGCAAATGTATTGCCTTGAACGTTTACTGGACAGAATTGCTGCTTCTAGGTTTCGCAAACATTTTGTTATTAAGGGTGGCTTCTTGATTGCTTCTATTCTTGGAATCGGGAGCCGCTCTACGATGGACATCGATGCGACTGTGAAAGACTTTAGCGTCAGCTCTGAAAATGTCGATAAAGTTTTTAAGGAAATTTGCAGCATAGATATTGTTGACCATTTGATTTTTTTGTTCGGTCGTATCGAGGAAATTCGGGAAAAAGATGATTATCTAGGACTCAGGGTTTTTATTGAATGCCATTATGGAAAGATGAAAGTTCCTTTGACTGTCGACCTTACAACTGGAGATACCATCATTCCCCGGGAAGTAGAATACATGTATAAGTGCGTGTTTGACGATAAGGCAATTCCGGTTTTGGCTTATCCACTAGAGAATGTTTTTGCGGAAAAACTTGATACAATTGTTTCGAGAGGTGCGGCTAATACACGAACCAGAGACTTTTATGATGTGTATATGCTTTATGTATTGAAGAAAGATGAAATAAACTTCAAAACGCTAAGGATTGCTCTTGAAGCGACTTCTCGCCGGCGGAATACGTTCAAAACTTTGGAAGGATATCCGCAAATCCTAGAATCGATTAAAGTGGATTTGGTTCAAAATGACTTTTGGAGAAGATTTGTTACCAAGAACCCGTTTGCCAAAGGGATAACTTTATCGCAGGCTGTTGATTGCGCTAAGGAGATGCTGGATTTGACAAAAGTAAGGAATCCTTAG
- a CDS encoding ABC transporter permease: MDTQWTTVIKPKASLLSVDFGELWQYRDLYRMFVKRDIVTWYKQTILGPLWFFIQPIMTTIMFMVVFGGIAKISTDGLPQPLFYLAGICLWTYFSECLNQTSKTFIENANMFGKVYFPRLVVPLATVTSNLVRLSIQMGLFFLVFAYYLIFTDAPVHPNLYALLTPVLIVLIAALALGFGVLFSSLTTKYRDLTFLLTFIVQLWMYATPVIYPLSTIEDPRLKTLMQANPLTSIMETFKFGMLGVGEFSWAALGYTAGFAAFILALGVVVFNKIQRTFMDTV; the protein is encoded by the coding sequence ATGGATACACAATGGACCACCGTCATCAAGCCCAAAGCAAGCCTTCTCTCGGTAGACTTTGGCGAACTTTGGCAATACCGCGATTTGTACCGCATGTTCGTCAAGCGCGACATTGTCACTTGGTACAAGCAGACCATTCTCGGGCCGCTGTGGTTCTTTATCCAACCCATCATGACGACTATTATGTTCATGGTCGTGTTCGGCGGTATCGCGAAAATCTCGACCGACGGATTACCGCAGCCGCTGTTCTACCTCGCAGGCATTTGCCTGTGGACCTATTTTTCGGAATGCCTGAACCAGACCAGCAAAACGTTTATCGAGAACGCGAACATGTTCGGCAAGGTGTATTTTCCGCGACTCGTGGTGCCGCTCGCCACCGTCACGAGCAACCTCGTGCGACTCAGCATCCAGATGGGCCTATTTTTCCTGGTGTTCGCGTACTACCTGATTTTTACCGACGCTCCGGTGCACCCTAATTTGTACGCACTGCTCACGCCTGTACTTATCGTGCTCATCGCCGCGCTTGCCCTCGGTTTTGGCGTGCTGTTCAGCAGCCTCACCACCAAGTACCGCGACCTCACATTCTTGCTCACCTTCATTGTGCAGCTTTGGATGTACGCAACGCCCGTGATTTACCCGCTCAGCACCATCGAAGACCCGCGCCTCAAAACGCTCATGCAGGCAAACCCGCTCACCAGCATCATGGAAACGTTCAAGTTCGGCATGCTCGGCGTGGGCGAATTCAGCTGGGCCGCCCTCGGCTACACCGCCGGCTTCGCCGCCTTCATCCTCGCGCTCGGCGTTGTCGTATTCAACAAAATCCAGCGCACGTTTATGGATACGGTGTAA
- a CDS encoding ATP-binding protein, translating into MRRIALKNLLEWKSSANRKPLILNGARQVGKTWLLREFAKTAYEKEAYIVCRKNDLAKQVFARDFDIGRILRDLSALSKVDITPGDTLIILDEVQDIPEAIEALKYFYEQAPEYHIAVAGSLLGISLHQGVSFPVGKVDELNVFPMNFMEFLDAIGEQESLKLLENSDFDGIAPLHEKFVDLLRQYYYVGGMPEAVKLYAESKALQGVREIQKSILRGYEQDFSKHAPKDQVAKIKLVWKSVPSQLFKENKKFFYGALRKGARATQYEEAIEWLVDSGLLYKVSRVSKPALPLSIYEEMNIFKLYTLDVGLLGAMANTDSSQILIKSDLIAEFNGGLAEQFILQQMKSERIDPIYYHSTDDSRLELDFLIQSDGHLLPIEVKSGESVRSNSLSMLLQKTPGLRAIRYSLRPYKEQDSLTNIPLYAV; encoded by the coding sequence ATGCGGCGAATTGCTTTAAAAAATCTGCTTGAATGGAAAAGTAGCGCAAACCGCAAGCCCCTAATATTAAACGGGGCTCGTCAGGTTGGAAAAACCTGGCTTTTGCGTGAATTTGCCAAGACTGCATATGAAAAGGAAGCCTATATTGTTTGCCGAAAGAATGATCTTGCCAAACAGGTTTTTGCCCGGGATTTCGATATTGGTCGAATCTTACGTGATTTGAGTGCCTTGAGCAAGGTTGATATTACCCCTGGCGATACGCTGATTATATTAGACGAGGTGCAGGATATTCCCGAGGCGATTGAGGCTTTGAAATACTTTTACGAACAGGCTCCCGAATACCATATTGCCGTAGCGGGATCACTGCTTGGAATATCGCTCCACCAGGGTGTTTCGTTTCCGGTTGGCAAGGTTGACGAACTGAACGTTTTTCCGATGAATTTTATGGAGTTCCTTGATGCTATTGGCGAACAAGAGTCGCTAAAGTTGTTGGAAAATAGTGACTTTGACGGAATTGCCCCGTTGCACGAGAAATTTGTGGACCTGCTTAGGCAATACTATTATGTGGGTGGAATGCCCGAAGCGGTTAAGTTGTATGCCGAATCGAAAGCCTTGCAAGGCGTGCGTGAAATACAGAAAAGTATTTTGCGCGGGTACGAGCAGGATTTTTCTAAACACGCTCCCAAAGATCAAGTTGCAAAAATAAAGCTCGTGTGGAAAAGTGTCCCTTCGCAACTATTCAAGGAAAATAAGAAGTTTTTTTATGGGGCACTCCGTAAAGGGGCTCGTGCAACGCAATACGAAGAGGCTATCGAGTGGTTGGTTGATTCAGGCCTGTTATACAAGGTGTCTCGCGTGTCTAAGCCAGCTCTGCCATTAAGCATATACGAAGAAATGAACATTTTCAAACTGTATACGCTGGATGTGGGACTGTTGGGTGCGATGGCGAATACGGACTCTTCTCAAATTCTAATTAAGAGCGACTTAATTGCAGAATTCAATGGCGGACTTGCGGAACAATTTATTTTGCAACAAATGAAAAGTGAACGAATTGATCCGATTTACTATCACTCAACGGATGATTCAAGGTTAGAATTGGATTTCCTAATACAGTCGGATGGTCACCTTTTACCCATTGAAGTAAAATCGGGTGAATCTGTGCGTTCAAACTCACTTTCGATGTTATTGCAAAAAACACCTGGGCTTAGGGCTATCCGTTATTCGCTGCGCCCCTATAAGGAACAAGATTCCCTTACCAATATTCCGCTTTATGCAGTGTAA
- a CDS encoding type IV toxin-antitoxin system AbiEi family antitoxin domain-containing protein — protein MIVNNKEKILMNLLLEKGGRITAKQASLAGIHRMFLKQLSDAGKIVRVARGVYQLETAQEDELLNLQHRCPTGVFSCETALFLHSLTERAPFMWTMTFKGFYHSPSLAKNGIVVKHSSKNLYPLEIVEVKTPLGNVVRTYSAERTLCEIMTAKVAADIQTITYAIKTYVGRKEKNIPKLMQLAKTFHVEKKLRAYLEVLL, from the coding sequence ATGATTGTCAATAACAAAGAAAAGATACTAATGAATCTTCTCTTGGAAAAGGGTGGGCGGATTACCGCGAAGCAGGCTTCTCTTGCGGGTATCCACAGGATGTTCCTGAAACAGCTTTCCGATGCCGGGAAAATCGTAAGGGTTGCGCGAGGAGTGTATCAGTTGGAAACGGCGCAAGAGGACGAACTCCTGAATTTGCAGCATCGTTGCCCGACGGGCGTATTCTCGTGCGAAACGGCTTTGTTCTTGCATTCTCTGACAGAACGTGCGCCGTTTATGTGGACCATGACGTTTAAGGGGTTCTACCATTCGCCCTCTCTAGCAAAAAATGGAATTGTGGTAAAGCATTCATCGAAGAATCTTTATCCGCTTGAGATCGTAGAGGTCAAAACACCCTTAGGTAACGTTGTGCGCACCTATTCTGCCGAAAGAACCTTGTGCGAAATCATGACGGCCAAAGTTGCGGCCGATATCCAGACAATAACCTATGCAATTAAAACGTACGTCGGCCGTAAAGAAAAGAATATTCCGAAACTGATGCAACTTGCAAAGACTTTTCATGTAGAAAAAAAACTCAGAGCGTATTTAGAGGTGCTGCTGTGA